A region of the Mycoavidus sp. HKI genome:
CGGCGAGATAGCTCCCAGGTCCGCGCACTGTAACGGAATGGCTTTGAGGTCAGCGCACCCACCGGGCAGAGATCAATCATATTACCCGACAATTCCGAATTGACGGTTTGGCCAACAAAAGCAGTGATTTCAGCATGCTCGCCGCGCCCCAGCATTCCCAGCTCCATCACACCAGCCACTTCTTGCCCAAAACGCACGCAACGCGTGCAATGAATGCAGCGCGCCATTTCTTCCATCGAGACCAACGGGCCGATATTTTTATGAAAGACAACACGCTTTTCTTCGCTATAACGGGAATGTGATTGACCATAGCCGACGGCCAGATCTTGCAATTGGCATTCGCCACCTTGGTCGCAAATCGGGCAATCGAGCGGATGGTTGATGAGTAAAAATTCCATCACCGCTTGCTGTGCTTTGACGGCTTTTTCTGAGCGGGTTTTGACCATCATGCCAGCCGATACCGGCGTTGCACAAGCGGGGACCGCTTTCGGCATTTTTTCAACTTCAACCAGACACATCCGGCAGTTGGCCGCGACCGACAGTTTTTTGTGATAGCAAAAGTGCGGGATATAGGTATCCACCTGCTGCGCAGCCTGAATCACCATCGTACCCTCAGGTACTGCAATTTTTTTACCGTCTATTTCCAATTCAACCATTTTGCGACCGTATCAAAAAGATTCGACTGGTTGAGCAACCAGACAGCGCTTGTGTTCAATATGATGCTCGAATTCATGCCAATAGTGCTTGAGCATGCCGCGCACAGGCATCGCAGCAGCATCGCCCAAGGCACAGATGGTACGACCCATGATGTTTTCAGCGATCGAATTGAGCAACTCAAGATCATCCGGGACGCCCTTGCCATGCTCAATCCGATGAATCACACGGTAGAGCCAGCCGGTGCCTTCGCGGCACGGCGTGCACTGGCCGCACGATTCTTCATAATAAAAATAAGCCAAACGCAATAGCGCGCGCACCATACAACGTGTTTGATCCATCACAATCACCGCGCCAGAGCCAAGCATAGAGCCCGCTTGCGCGATGGAATCATAATCCATATCCGTTTGCAGCATGACTTCAGCTGGCACCACCGGCGCCGATGAGCCACCGGGAATCACCGCCTTGAGCTGACCATTGCCGCGCATCCCGCCAGCACAGGCTAATAAGGTGGCAAATGACGTGCCCAGCGGTACTTCATAATTGCCAGGCTTGGCCACATCGCCTGAGACCGAAAAGATTTTAGTGCCACCGTTATTCGGTTTGCCCAGCTCCAAATATTTCTGCGCGCCAAGCGCAAACAAAAACGGGACCGCGGCAAACGTTTCTGTATTATTGATGGTGGTCGGTTTGCCATACAGGCCAAAACTTGCCGGAAAAGGCGGTTTAAAGCGTGGTTGACCTTTTTTGCCTTCTAGCGATTCAAGCAATGCGGTTTCTTCACCGCAGATATACGCGCCATAACCGTGGTGCGCATACAGCTCAAATGAAAAATCTGAGCCAACAATGTTGGTGCCTAAGTACCCTGCCGCGCGCGCCTGTTCAAGAGCCAACTCAAAGCGCTCATAGGCTTGCCAGATTTCACCATGAATATAGTTATAGCCAACGGTAATACCCATCGCATAAGCGGCAATCGCCATGCCTTCGATCAGCGCATGCGGATTGTAGCGCAGGATATCGCGATCCTTAAACGTGCCAGGCTCGCCTTCGTCAGAGTTGCACACCAGATATTTCTGGCCTGGAAACTGACGGGGCATAAAGCTCCATTTAAGACCGGTTGGAAAACCAGCACCACCGCGCCCGCGCAGACCCGAAGCTTTAACTTCGGCAATCACGTGTTCAGGGGGGATTTTCTCAGCCAGAATACGCTTAAGCTGTTGGTAACCGCCACGCGCGAGGTAGTCCTTGAGCTGCCAGTTCTCGCCGTTCAGTCCAGCCAAGATCAATGGTTGCAGGTGGCGTTCGTGCACACACGTCATCGCGCAAGCTCCTCGAGCAACTGATCAATTTTGTCACGACTCATAAAACTACACATTCGTTTATTGTTCACCAACAACACCGGCGCATCGCCGCAGGCGCCCATGCATTCGCCTTCGCGCAGCGTAAATTTGCCATCTGGCGTGGTTTCGCCAAAGCCAATACCCAGTTTACGTTTCACATAATCGGCCGCCGCCTCTCCACCCGATAAAGCACAAGGTAGATTGGTACAGACGGTAATTTTATGCGTACCCACCGGCGTCGTTTGATACATGGCATAAAAAGTCGCGACTTCCTGCACAGCAATGGCAGGCATAGCGAGATAATCCGCAACAAAACGGATCACTTCAGCCGAGAGCCAGACATGCTCATCCTGCGCGACCGCAAGCGCCGCCATCACAGCGGACTGTTTCTGCGCAGCCGGATATTTGGCTAGCGCACGATCAATTTCTTTCAAAGCTTCAGCAGAGAGCATTGTGAAGATCACTCTTTTAATTACATCACTGGCTTAAAAGACAGCCATAAATAAACTATAACGCCTAGGCGCAGTTCCTGATTAACGATCAATTTCACCAAATACAATGTCTTGCGTGCCGATAATCGTTACCGCATCAGCAATCATGTGACCTTTTGCCATTTCATTTAAGGCCGACAAATGAGCAAAACCGGGTGCGCGTATCTTCAAGCGGTAAGGCTTGTTAGCGCCATCTGACACTAAGTAGATACCAAATTCACCCTTTGGATGCTCAACCGCCGCATAGGTTTCTCCAGCGGGCACACAAAAACCTTCAGTGAACAGCTTGAAATGATGAATCAGCGCTTCCATATTGCTTTTCATCTCAAGCCGATTAGGCGGCGCAACCTTATGGTCATCGATCATCACCGGACCCGGATGTTGCCGCAACCAGTCTATGCATTGACGAATAATACGAGTTGACTGCCGCATTTCTTCAATGCGCACCAAATAACGATCATAACAATCACCGTTGGTACCAACTGGAATATCAAAATCAAGCTGAGCGTAAACCTCATAAGGCTGCTTTTTGCGCAGATCCCACTCAACCCCGGAACCGCGCAACATCGGCCCGGTCAGGCCAAGCTGCAAGGCGCGCTCAGGACTCACAATACCAATATCGACTAAACGCTGCTTCCAGATCCGATTATCGGTGAGTAAGGTTTCATATTCATCGACGCAGTTTGGAAAACGTTGGCTAAAATCATCAATAAAATCAAGGACTGAACCCTGACGCGCTTGATTCAGCTTGGTCAGCGCCTTGGCATGACGAATTTTAGAGGCTTTATATTGCGGCATCGCCTCAGGCAAATCGCGATAAACACCGCCTGGGCGATAATAAGCCGCGTGCATACGAGCGCCTGACACCGCCTCATAAACATCCATTAAATCTTCACGTTCGCGAAACGCATACAGAAAGACCGCCATCGCACCGACATCAAGCGCGTGTGAACCCAGCCACATTAAATGATTCAGGATCCGCGTAATCTC
Encoded here:
- the nuoF gene encoding NADH-quinone oxidoreductase subunit NuoF produces the protein MTCVHERHLQPLILAGLNGENWQLKDYLARGGYQQLKRILAEKIPPEHVIAEVKASGLRGRGGAGFPTGLKWSFMPRQFPGQKYLVCNSDEGEPGTFKDRDILRYNPHALIEGMAIAAYAMGITVGYNYIHGEIWQAYERFELALEQARAAGYLGTNIVGSDFSFELYAHHGYGAYICGEETALLESLEGKKGQPRFKPPFPASFGLYGKPTTINNTETFAAVPFLFALGAQKYLELGKPNNGGTKIFSVSGDVAKPGNYEVPLGTSFATLLACAGGMRGNGQLKAVIPGGSSAPVVPAEVMLQTDMDYDSIAQAGSMLGSGAVIVMDQTRCMVRALLRLAYFYYEESCGQCTPCREGTGWLYRVIHRIEHGKGVPDDLELLNSIAENIMGRTICALGDAAAMPVRGMLKHYWHEFEHHIEHKRCLVAQPVESF
- the nuoE gene encoding NADH-quinone oxidoreductase subunit NuoE, whose product is MLSAEALKEIDRALAKYPAAQKQSAVMAALAVAQDEHVWLSAEVIRFVADYLAMPAIAVQEVATFYAMYQTTPVGTHKITVCTNLPCALSGGEAAADYVKRKLGIGFGETTPDGKFTLREGECMGACGDAPVLLVNNKRMCSFMSRDKIDQLLEELAR
- a CDS encoding NADH-quinone oxidoreductase subunit D, with translation MAEIKNYTLNFGPQHPAAHGVLRLVLELDGEVIQRADPHIGLLHRATEKLVETRTYLQSVPYMDRLDYVSMMVNEHAYVMAIERMLGITVPVRAQYIRVMFDEITRILNHLMWLGSHALDVGAMAVFLYAFREREDLMDVYEAVSGARMHAAYYRPGGVYRDLPEAMPQYKASKIRHAKALTKLNQARQGSVLDFIDDFSQRFPNCVDEYETLLTDNRIWKQRLVDIGIVSPERALQLGLTGPMLRGSGVEWDLRKKQPYEVYAQLDFDIPVGTNGDCYDRYLVRIEEMRQSTRIIRQCIDWLRQHPGPVMIDDHKVAPPNRLEMKSNMEALIHHFKLFTEGFCVPAGETYAAVEHPKGEFGIYLVSDGANKPYRLKIRAPGFAHLSALNEMAKGHMIADAVTIIGTQDIVFGEIDR